The following nucleotide sequence is from Lacinutrix sp. Hel_I_90.
GAAACGCATGAGTTGAAATTAATTTTTGATGCACGTAAAACGACACTTGAAACCATTCAGAAAGGCATTACTGCTGTTGGCCATGATACCAAAGAATTAAAAGCAACTGATGCCGCTTATGCTACGGTACATCCATGTTGCAAGTATAGAGAGGAAGCTGTTAAGGAAGCGCATAAGGATTAAGTATCTTTTAATACTTTTAATAATAACAAGCTAAATTGAAAAAGCCTCATTCTATAAGTTTAGAATGAGGCTCTTTTTATTTATTTTAAGAATGATTACATCATGCCTGGCATACCGCCACCCATGCCTCCTGGCATACCTGAAGGAGCATCTTCTTTAATATCTATTAAAGCACACTCCGTAGTTAGAATCATGCCAGCTACAGAAGCTGCATTTTCTAATGCGATACGTGTTACTTTTTTAGGGTCTATAATTCCAGCTTTCAGCATATCTACATAGGTTTCCGTTTTGGCATCATAACCAAAATCTTTTTTGCCTTCTGATACTTTGTTAACCACAACACTTCCTTCACCACCTGCATTTTCAACAATCGTTCTTAAAGGTGCTTCTATAGCTCTTGCTACAATTTGAATACCTGTAGTTTCGTCCATGTTTTCAGTAGCAATCTTTTCTAAAACAGATTTAGCTCTTATGAAGGCGACACCACCACCAGCAACAATACCTTCTTCTACAGCTGCTCTTGTAGCATTTAAAGCATCGTCAACACGGTCTTTCTTTTCTTTCATTTCTACTTCACTGGCAGCTCCTACATATAGTACAGCTACTCCGCCAGCTAATTTTGCTAAGCGTTCTTGAAGTTTTTCTTTATCATAATCGCTAGTCGTCGATTCAATTTGAGATTTAATCTGGTTGACTCTATTCTTAATTAAGCTCTTATCTCCAGCACCATTTACAACGGTCGTGTTGTCTTTGTCAATAGAAATACGTTCAGCAGTACCAAGCATTTCTAAAGTGGTATTCTCAAGTGTAAAACCGCGTTCTTCAGAAATTACTGTACCACCAGTTAAAATAGCAATATCTTCTAACATGGCCTTACGTCTGTCTCCAAAACCAGGCGCTTTTACAGCAGCAATTTTAAGAGAACCACGTAATTTGTTCACCACTAGAGTTGCTAATGCTTCACTATCTACATCTTCTGCAATAATTAATAAAGGTTTTCCAGTTTGAGCTACTGGCTCTAAAATGGGTAATAAATCCTTCATCGTAGAAATCTTTTTGTCATATAATAACACATAAGGATTTTCTAAGTCTGAAATCATTTTTTCGCTATCGGTAACAAAGTATGGCGATAAGTAACCTCTGTCAAACTGCATCCCTTCAACAACATCTACGTAGGTATCTGTGCCTTTAGATTCTTCAACAGTAATCACTCCTTCTTTTCCAACTTTCCCAAAAGCTTTGGCTATTAAATCTCCAATTAGCTCATCGTTATTTGCAGAAATTGAAGCGACTTGCTTAATCATATCAGAAGAGTTTTTAACCTCTTTAGCTTGCTTTCCTAAGTCTTCAACAATCGCTTTAACCGCTTTGTCAATACCGCGCTTTAAATCCATTGGGTTTGCACCCGCAGCAACATTTTTTAAGCCTTCTTTTACAATAGCCTGAGCTAAAACAGTTGCAGTAGTAGTACCATCACCAGCTAAATCGTTGGTTTTAGAGGCTACTTCTTTAACCATTTGTGCGCCCATGTTTTCTAATGGGTTTTCTAATTCTATTTCTTTAGCAACACTAACACCATCTTTTGTTACTATTGGTGCTCCAAAAGAACGACCAATAATAACGTTTCTACCTTTAGGGCCTAATGTTACTTTTACTGCATTTGCCAATGCATCAACGCCACGTTTTAATCCGTCACGTGCTTCTATATCAAACTTTATGTCTTTTGCCATCTTTAAGATTTTAATTTTAGTGTTTCCGCAGAAGCGGAAAACGTATTAATACAATGTCATTTTACTAAGTGCTTCTCATGATATTTTGGGAACACTCGGTGTGACATTATGTAATTTGTTTTTTTGTTTTTGAAATTTTTGGCTAGATAACAGCCATGATGTCTTCTTCGCGCATCATTAAGTACTCTGTACCTTCTAATTTTAATTCTGATCCAGAATATTTTCCGTAAAGGACAGTGTCTCCAACTTTAACAGTCATTGGTTCGTCTTTTTTACCTTTGCCAACTGCCATAACTGTTCCTTTATGTTGTTTTTCTTGAGCGCTATCAGGAATGAATAATCCAGAAGCTGTTTGCGTTTCTGCTGGTAGAGGCTCGATAAGCACTCGGTCTGCTAATGGTTTAATGTTTATTTTACTCATTATTATAAGTTTTTATTAATTAAGATTGTTTAATACTTTAAGAGGAAGCTAAAAATGTGCCAATAGCAGGTTCCTGACAAACTTACAGACCTGCCTAACGGAAAGGGTAGAAACAAAAAAATGCCAACGGTAGCGTTGGCATTTTGTATAGTTGTTAGTAGTACTCGTTTTATTTTGTGCTATCTGCGGGTTTTGCTGTATCGTTAGCGCTTGGAGTAGTATTTACTGGAGCAGGAGCTTCAAGAGCATCTGGATCTAAAGCTGTTGAATCT
It contains:
- a CDS encoding heavy-metal-associated domain-containing protein; translation: MKKLVVVLLVTFMSATAFAQDKNAKASIEVDGVCLMCKKRIEKASLNTKGVKSAIWNVETHELKLIFDARKTTLETIQKGITAVGHDTKELKATDAAYATVHPCCKYREEAVKEAHKD
- the groL gene encoding chaperonin GroEL (60 kDa chaperone family; promotes refolding of misfolded polypeptides especially under stressful conditions; forms two stacked rings of heptamers to form a barrel-shaped 14mer; ends can be capped by GroES; misfolded proteins enter the barrel where they are refolded when GroES binds), whose translation is MAKDIKFDIEARDGLKRGVDALANAVKVTLGPKGRNVIIGRSFGAPIVTKDGVSVAKEIELENPLENMGAQMVKEVASKTNDLAGDGTTTATVLAQAIVKEGLKNVAAGANPMDLKRGIDKAVKAIVEDLGKQAKEVKNSSDMIKQVASISANNDELIGDLIAKAFGKVGKEGVITVEESKGTDTYVDVVEGMQFDRGYLSPYFVTDSEKMISDLENPYVLLYDKKISTMKDLLPILEPVAQTGKPLLIIAEDVDSEALATLVVNKLRGSLKIAAVKAPGFGDRRKAMLEDIAILTGGTVISEERGFTLENTTLEMLGTAERISIDKDNTTVVNGAGDKSLIKNRVNQIKSQIESTTSDYDKEKLQERLAKLAGGVAVLYVGAASEVEMKEKKDRVDDALNATRAAVEEGIVAGGGVAFIRAKSVLEKIATENMDETTGIQIVARAIEAPLRTIVENAGGEGSVVVNKVSEGKKDFGYDAKTETYVDMLKAGIIDPKKVTRIALENAASVAGMILTTECALIDIKEDAPSGMPGGMGGGMPGMM
- the groES gene encoding co-chaperone GroES encodes the protein MSKINIKPLADRVLIEPLPAETQTASGLFIPDSAQEKQHKGTVMAVGKGKKDEPMTVKVGDTVLYGKYSGSELKLEGTEYLMMREEDIMAVI